Proteins encoded within one genomic window of Festucalex cinctus isolate MCC-2025b chromosome 18, RoL_Fcin_1.0, whole genome shotgun sequence:
- the LOC144006726 gene encoding UDP-glucuronosyltransferase 1-2-like, translating to MASPPVAFLLLVLLALSGVPLGCDGGNILVFPVDGSHWINMKVLLEELHQRGHQLTVIRASNSVYVPQSSPLYTAVTIDVAGRWNDFFEFLEELLKSLRQGRTMHREFANMIYEAHSVWATSLSKLLNDKERVQSLRDSRFDLVLTDPAIAPGVILAKYLDLPLVLNVRWIQGSEGHFAMAPSPLSYVPMPGSGLTDKMDFLQRVKNIFFYVLVTLQQKILIEPIYSALCKKHIQGGCDINSLLQQADIWLFRTDFVFDFPRPTMPNVVYIGGFQCRAARPLPADLEDFVQSAGEHGVIVMSLGSLVNAMPQNDAEEIAAVFAKLPQKVIWRHKGPRPSTLGNNTLVVDWMPQKDLLGHPQTKVFVAHGGTNGLQEAIFYGVPVLGIPLFFDQFDNLVRLEQRGAAKVLELVDLSHGFESSLKEVLIRDSYRRNMRKLSELHRDQPITPMDQAVFWVEYVIRHKGAPHLRTRAYEMPWYAYYNVDVALLLVVVTTMPVFFAVALVRILCCKKTRKHKAKQK from the exons ATGG CATCCCCACCTGTTGCATTTTTGCTGCTGGTCTTGTTGGCGTTGTCGGGGGTTCCGCTCGGGTGCGACGGGGGCAACATCCTGGTGTTCCCGGTGGACGGCAGCCACTGGATCAACATGAAGGTTCTTCTGGAGGAGCTCCACCAGCGAGGACACCAGCTGACGGTCATCAGAGCCTCCAACAGCGTCTACGTGCCTCAAAGCTCGCCGCTCTACACCGCCGTCACCATCGACGTGGCTGGAAGATGGAACGACTTTTTTGAATTTCTAGAGGAGCTCCTTAAG AGCCTCCGACAAGGACGCACTATGCACCGCGAGTTCGCCAACATGATCTACGAGGCCCACTCAGTGTGGGCAACCTCCCTCTCCAAGTTGCTGAATGACAAGGAGAGGGTCCAGAGTTTAAGAGACTCCCGCTTCGACCTGGTCCTAACCGACCCGGCCATCGCTCCCGGTGTGATTCTGGCCAAGTATTTGGACCTTCCTCTGGTGCTCAACGTACGCTGGATCCAAGGCAGCGAGGGCCATTTTGCCATGGCCCCCTCACCCCTCTCCTACGTCCCCATGCCGGGCTCGGGCCTGACAGACAAGATGGACTTCTTGCAGAGGGTGAAGAACATCTTCTTCTACGTCTTGGTCACCCTCCAGCAGAAAATCCTGATCGAACCCATCTACAGCGCCCTCTGCAAGAAGCACATCCAAGGCGGTTGCGACATCAACTCGCTCCTCCAGCAGGCTGACATTTGGCTCTTCCGCACCGATTTTGTCTTTGACTTCCCGCGGCCCACCATGCCCAACGTGGTCTACATCGGGGGCTTCCAGTGCCGGGCCGCCCGCCCGCTGCCCGCGGACCTGGAGGATTTTGTCCAGAGTGCCGGCGAGCACGGCGTGATTGTCATGAGTCTTGGCAGTCTGGTCAACGCTATGCCCCAGAATGATGCTGAGGAAATCGCCGCTGTCTTTGCCAAGTTGCCGCAGAAG GTGATTTGGCGTCACAAGGGACCTCGGCCATCCACGCTGGGCAACAACACCCTCGTGGTGGACTGGATGCCCCAAAAGGATCTCCTGGGCCACCCGCAGACCAAGGTCTTTGTCGCCCACGGGGGCACCAACGGACTCCAGGAGGCCATCTTCTACGGCGTCCCCGTCCTGGGCATCCCTCTCTTTTTCGATCAGTTTGACAACCTGGTGCGCTTGGAGCAGAGAGGAGCTGCCAAGGTCCTGGAGCTGGTGGACCTCAGCCACGGCTTCGAGTCCAGCCTCAAGGAGGTTCTGATCCGGGACAGCTACCGGCGCAACATGCGAAAGCTGTCGGAACTGCACCGGGATCAGCCCATCACGCCCATGGATCAGGCAGTCTTCTGGGTGGAGTATGTGATTCGCCACAAAGGGGCGCCGCACCTACGCACCCGGGCCTACGAGATGCCCTGGTATGCGTACTACAACGTTGACGTGGCCCTGTTGCTGGTGGTCGTTACGACTATGCCGGTGTTCTTCGCTGTGGCTCTCGTCAGGATCCTCTGCTGCAAAAAGACGAGAaaacacaaagcaaaacaaaaatag
- the supt20 gene encoding transcription factor SPT20 homolog isoform X2: protein MQQVLEYALDRAEYIVESARQRPARRRLSSGGRKNLYQKLYELYIEECEKEPELKNCRRNVKLLDKLLSQESVSCLVVNLYAGNDGYSLMLRGKNGSDSETIRLPYEEGELLEYLDAEELPPVLVDLLEKSQVNIFHCGCVLVEVRDYRQCANTKMPTYQSRHVLLRPTMQTLVCDVHAMTSDHHKWTQDDKLQLESQLILATAEPLCLDPSISVTCAANRLLYNKQKMNTRAMKRCFKRHSRAALNRQQELSQLPTPRQLHLFDYLQKRKERKATPVIDLKISKIGNCVDMWRQNSCQLSVPKEIDVEKYAVVEKSLQLEDSQPTTVIWPAEDVVDDYTFECEVGGQAQRTKVSIVQSLGDPLVYGKIYCTKDGKADEDGADLKLTHPPFLIGSKMDAERFLTQYKCVYERDVKCQVKMSHNSGSLAPAPPSPGKDEGDSFSPLVQTSVLGRGVKHRPQPIKLPPGSGSSSSGNPYSSQTASGLLKCPTPPPAAKGQPLNRKHSMEMGQVGLLSPASLSPMSSTQRSGTPKPSTPTNTPCSTPHPADLSGTATPPEVPAQPALLTPFAQQQLALSQPLPVMTIPLPTGGTSITTGTTSSPVMANPAGLNFINVVSSVCNPQTLMSGSNPMLGPGLNLSGILPSGSLMPSMQSAAQTGSHFGLNSSTGLRPLNLLQIPTGPLIFNPVQQQQLSQFSPQSQSATSSPQQQGDTDDQGADPSLSNQQTAVINLGVGGFMSPQAAVAILAAPNAAAAANGYGGSGPPGSGGGPTAYRQPSKK from the exons ATG CAACAAGTTTTGGAATATGCATTAGATCGAGCTGAG TATATTGTGGAAAGTGCTCGCCAGCGCCCCGCCAGGAGGCGTCTTTCCTCAGGCGGCAGGAAGAATTTGTATCAGAAGCTCTATGAGCTCTACATAGAAGAATGTGAGAAGGAGCCAGAGTTGAAG AATTGCAGGAGGAATGTGAAGCTGCTGGACAAGTTGCTGTCTCAGGAGTCGGTGTCTTGTCTGGTGGTCAACTTGTACGCCGGCAACGACGGCTACTCGCTCATGCTCAGGGGAAAGAATGGATCAG ATTCCGAAACGATCCGACTTCCATATGAAGAAGGCGAGCTGCTGGAGTACCTGGATGCTGAGGAGCTGCCGCCTGTTCTTGTTGACCTCCTGGAGAAGtcacag GTGAACATCTTCCACTGCGGCTGCGTCTTGGTGGAGGTGCGAGATTACAGGCAGTGTGCCAACACCAAGATGCCCACTTACCAGAGCAGACATGTGCTGCTCAGGCCCACCATGCAGACTCTCGTTTGTGACGTTCACGCCATGACTAGTGACCACCACAAGTGGACACAG GATGACAAGTTGCAGCTGGAGAGCCAGCTGATCTTGGCCACGGCCGAGCCTTTGTGCCTGGACCCTTCCATCTCCGTCACCTGCGCCGCCAACCGGTTGCTCTACAACAAGCAAAAAATGAACACCCGCGCCATGAAACG TTGCTTCAAGAGGCACTCTCGGGCGGCGCTGAACCGCCAACAGGAGCTGTCGCAGCTGCCCACGCCGCGTCAGCTACACCTTTTTGACTACTTGCAGAAGAGGAAAGAGAGGAAAGCCACGCCCGTCATCGATCTGAAGATCTCCAAGATCGGAAac TGCGTCGACATGTGGAGACAGAACAGCTGCCAGCTGAGTGTTCCCAAAGAAATTGAC GTGGAAAAGTATGCCGTGGTGGAGAAATCGCTGCAGTTGGAAGATTCTCAGCCCACTACTGTGATCTGGCCTGCTGAG GACGTTGTGGACGACTACACCTTTGAGTGCGAAGTGGGCGGTCAAGCCCAGAGGACCAAGGTGTCCATTGTCCAGTCGCTGGGGGACCCGCTGGTGTACGGCAAGATCTACTGCACCAAAGACGGCAAGGCCGACGAGGACGGCGCAGACTTGAAGCTCACGCATCCGCC gTTCCTCATCGGCTCTAAAATGGACGCCGAGCG ATTCCTCACGCAGTACAAATGCGTGTACGAGCGAGATGTCAAATGTCAGGTCAAGATGTCCCACAACTCAGGCAGCCTGGCACCGGCGCCTCCTTCCCCCGGCAAGGACGAG GGTGACAGCTTTTCTCCGCTGGTCCAAACGTCCGTGTTGGGCAGAGGAGTGAAGCACCGGCCGCAGCCCATCAAACTGCCGCCGGGATCAGGAAGCAGCTCCTCAG GTAATCCATACAGTTCCCAAACCGCAAGTGGTCTTCTCAAGTGTCCTACACCACCGCCTGCCGCCAAAGGCCAGCCTCTGAATAGGAAGCACTCCATGGAGATGGGACAGGTGGGCCTGCTGTCCCCCGCCTCGCTTTCGCCCATGAGCTCCACGCAAA GATCGGGCACCCCCAAGCCCTCCACCCCCACCAACACGCCATGTTCGACGCCGCACCCCGCCGACTTGTCGGGGACGGCCACCCCGCCGGAGGTCCCGGCGCAGCCGGCCCTGCTCACGCCGTTCGCCCAGCAGCAGCTAGCCCTCAGCCAGCCGCTGCCCGTCATGACCATCCCGCTGCCCACCGGGGGCACCTCCATCACCACGGGTACCACCTCGTCGCCCGTCATGGCCAATCCGGCCGGCCTCAACTTCATCAACGTGGTCAGCTCCGTCTG CAACCCCCAGACACTGATGAGCGGCTCCAACCCCATGCTCGGTCCCGGACTGAACCTGAGTGGAATCCTGCCGTCTGGAAGCCTCATGCCCTCAATGCAGTCCGCCGCACAGACCG gaAGTCACTTTGGCCTGAACAGCAGCACCGGGCTGCGACCGCTGAACTTACTACAG ATCCCGACCGGTCCACTCATCTTCAACCCCgtgcaacagcagcagctctCGCAGTTCTCCCCGCAAAGCCAATCGGCCACTTCCAGCCCTCAGCAGCAGGGGGACACG GACGATCAGGGCGCCGATCCGAGTTTAAGCAACCAGCAAACGGCCGTCATCAACTTGGGTGTGGGCGGCTTCATGTCTCCGCAGGCGGCAG TTGCAATTCTTGCAGCACcaaatgcagcagcagcagcaaatggCTATGGCGGCAGCGGTCCCCCAGGGAGCGGCGGGGGGCCCACAGCATACCGCCAACCAAGCAAGAAGTAG
- the supt20 gene encoding transcription factor SPT20 homolog isoform X1: protein MQQVLEYALDRAEYIVESARQRPARRRLSSGGRKNLYQKLYELYIEECEKEPELKNCRRNVKLLDKLLSQESVSCLVVNLYAGNDGYSLMLRGKNGSDSETIRLPYEEGELLEYLDAEELPPVLVDLLEKSQVNIFHCGCVLVEVRDYRQCANTKMPTYQSRHVLLRPTMQTLVCDVHAMTSDHHKWTQDDKLQLESQLILATAEPLCLDPSISVTCAANRLLYNKQKMNTRAMKRCFKRHSRAALNRQQELSQLPTPRQLHLFDYLQKRKERKATPVIDLKISKIGNCVDMWRQNSCQLSVPKEIDVEKYAVVEKSLQLEDSQPTTVIWPAEDVVDDYTFECEVGGQAQRTKVSIVQSLGDPLVYGKIYCTKDGKADEDGADLKLTHPPFLIGSKMDAERFLTQYKCVYERDVKCQVKMSHNSGSLAPAPPSPGKDEGDSFSPLVQTSVLGRGVKHRPQPIKLPPGSGSSSSGNPYSSQTASGLLKCPTPPPAAKGQPLNRKHSMEMGQVGLLSPASLSPMSSTQRSGTPKPSTPTNTPCSTPHPADLSGTATPPEVPAQPALLTPFAQQQLALSQPLPVMTIPLPTGGTSITTGTTSSPVMANPAGLNFINVVSSVCNPQTLMSGSNPMLGPGLNLSGILPSGSLMPSMQSAAQTGSHFGLNSSTGLRPLNLLQIPTGPLIFNPVQQQQLSQFSPQSQSATSSPQQQGDTDDQGADPSLSNQQTAVINLGVGGFMSPQAAVLSQLGCGLDGSGPPLPSPRLQQQHQPQIQLQFLQHQMQQQQQMAMAAAVPQGAAGGPQHTANQARSRRKRSTPQPLPKPRQTETLPPATPRRE from the exons ATG CAACAAGTTTTGGAATATGCATTAGATCGAGCTGAG TATATTGTGGAAAGTGCTCGCCAGCGCCCCGCCAGGAGGCGTCTTTCCTCAGGCGGCAGGAAGAATTTGTATCAGAAGCTCTATGAGCTCTACATAGAAGAATGTGAGAAGGAGCCAGAGTTGAAG AATTGCAGGAGGAATGTGAAGCTGCTGGACAAGTTGCTGTCTCAGGAGTCGGTGTCTTGTCTGGTGGTCAACTTGTACGCCGGCAACGACGGCTACTCGCTCATGCTCAGGGGAAAGAATGGATCAG ATTCCGAAACGATCCGACTTCCATATGAAGAAGGCGAGCTGCTGGAGTACCTGGATGCTGAGGAGCTGCCGCCTGTTCTTGTTGACCTCCTGGAGAAGtcacag GTGAACATCTTCCACTGCGGCTGCGTCTTGGTGGAGGTGCGAGATTACAGGCAGTGTGCCAACACCAAGATGCCCACTTACCAGAGCAGACATGTGCTGCTCAGGCCCACCATGCAGACTCTCGTTTGTGACGTTCACGCCATGACTAGTGACCACCACAAGTGGACACAG GATGACAAGTTGCAGCTGGAGAGCCAGCTGATCTTGGCCACGGCCGAGCCTTTGTGCCTGGACCCTTCCATCTCCGTCACCTGCGCCGCCAACCGGTTGCTCTACAACAAGCAAAAAATGAACACCCGCGCCATGAAACG TTGCTTCAAGAGGCACTCTCGGGCGGCGCTGAACCGCCAACAGGAGCTGTCGCAGCTGCCCACGCCGCGTCAGCTACACCTTTTTGACTACTTGCAGAAGAGGAAAGAGAGGAAAGCCACGCCCGTCATCGATCTGAAGATCTCCAAGATCGGAAac TGCGTCGACATGTGGAGACAGAACAGCTGCCAGCTGAGTGTTCCCAAAGAAATTGAC GTGGAAAAGTATGCCGTGGTGGAGAAATCGCTGCAGTTGGAAGATTCTCAGCCCACTACTGTGATCTGGCCTGCTGAG GACGTTGTGGACGACTACACCTTTGAGTGCGAAGTGGGCGGTCAAGCCCAGAGGACCAAGGTGTCCATTGTCCAGTCGCTGGGGGACCCGCTGGTGTACGGCAAGATCTACTGCACCAAAGACGGCAAGGCCGACGAGGACGGCGCAGACTTGAAGCTCACGCATCCGCC gTTCCTCATCGGCTCTAAAATGGACGCCGAGCG ATTCCTCACGCAGTACAAATGCGTGTACGAGCGAGATGTCAAATGTCAGGTCAAGATGTCCCACAACTCAGGCAGCCTGGCACCGGCGCCTCCTTCCCCCGGCAAGGACGAG GGTGACAGCTTTTCTCCGCTGGTCCAAACGTCCGTGTTGGGCAGAGGAGTGAAGCACCGGCCGCAGCCCATCAAACTGCCGCCGGGATCAGGAAGCAGCTCCTCAG GTAATCCATACAGTTCCCAAACCGCAAGTGGTCTTCTCAAGTGTCCTACACCACCGCCTGCCGCCAAAGGCCAGCCTCTGAATAGGAAGCACTCCATGGAGATGGGACAGGTGGGCCTGCTGTCCCCCGCCTCGCTTTCGCCCATGAGCTCCACGCAAA GATCGGGCACCCCCAAGCCCTCCACCCCCACCAACACGCCATGTTCGACGCCGCACCCCGCCGACTTGTCGGGGACGGCCACCCCGCCGGAGGTCCCGGCGCAGCCGGCCCTGCTCACGCCGTTCGCCCAGCAGCAGCTAGCCCTCAGCCAGCCGCTGCCCGTCATGACCATCCCGCTGCCCACCGGGGGCACCTCCATCACCACGGGTACCACCTCGTCGCCCGTCATGGCCAATCCGGCCGGCCTCAACTTCATCAACGTGGTCAGCTCCGTCTG CAACCCCCAGACACTGATGAGCGGCTCCAACCCCATGCTCGGTCCCGGACTGAACCTGAGTGGAATCCTGCCGTCTGGAAGCCTCATGCCCTCAATGCAGTCCGCCGCACAGACCG gaAGTCACTTTGGCCTGAACAGCAGCACCGGGCTGCGACCGCTGAACTTACTACAG ATCCCGACCGGTCCACTCATCTTCAACCCCgtgcaacagcagcagctctCGCAGTTCTCCCCGCAAAGCCAATCGGCCACTTCCAGCCCTCAGCAGCAGGGGGACACG GACGATCAGGGCGCCGATCCGAGTTTAAGCAACCAGCAAACGGCCGTCATCAACTTGGGTGTGGGCGGCTTCATGTCTCCGCAGGCGGCAG TGCTGTCCCAGTTGGGCTGTGGGCTGGACGGGTCTGGGCCCCCGCTGCCTTCTCCAAGGCTTCAGCAGCAGCACCAGCCTCAGATCCAA TTGCAATTCTTGCAGCACcaaatgcagcagcagcagcaaatggCTATGGCGGCAGCGGTCCCCCAGGGAGCGGCGGGGGGCCCACAGCATACCGCCAACCAAGCAAGAAGTAGGAGGAAGAGAAGCACGCCGCAGCCCCTCCCCAAACCTCGCCAGACGGAAACGTTGCCCCCCGCCACGCCGAGACGTGAATGA
- the supt20 gene encoding transcription factor SPT20 homolog isoform X3 — MQQVLEYALDRAEYIVESARQRPARRRLSSGGRKNLYQKLYELYIEECEKEPELKNCRRNVKLLDKLLSQESVSCLVVNLYAGNDGYSLMLRGKNGSDSETIRLPYEEGELLEYLDAEELPPVLVDLLEKSQVNIFHCGCVLVEVRDYRQCANTKMPTYQSRHVLLRPTMQTLVCDVHAMTSDHHKWTQDDKLQLESQLILATAEPLCLDPSISVTCAANRLLYNKQKMNTRAMKRCFKRHSRAALNRQQELSQLPTPRQLHLFDYLQKRKERKATPVIDLKISKIGNCVDMWRQNSCQLSVPKEIDVEKYAVVEKSLQLEDSQPTTVIWPAEDVVDDYTFECEVGGQAQRTKVSIVQSLGDPLVYGKIYCTKDGKADEDGADLKLTHPPFLIGSKMDAERFLTQYKCVYERDVKCQVKMSHNSGSLAPAPPSPGKDEGDSFSPLVQTSVLGRGVKHRPQPIKLPPGSGSSSSGNPYSSQTASGLLKCPTPPPAAKGQPLNRKHSMEMGQVGLLSPASLSPMSSTQRSGTPKPSTPTNTPCSTPHPADLSGTATPPEVPAQPALLTPFAQQQLALSQPLPVMTIPLPTGGTSITTGTTSSPVMANPAGLNFINVVSSVCNPQTLMSGSNPMLGPGLNLSGILPSGSLMPSMQSAAQTGSHFGLNSSTGLRPLNLLQIPTGPLIFNPVQQQQLSQFSPQSQSATSSPQQQGDT; from the exons ATG CAACAAGTTTTGGAATATGCATTAGATCGAGCTGAG TATATTGTGGAAAGTGCTCGCCAGCGCCCCGCCAGGAGGCGTCTTTCCTCAGGCGGCAGGAAGAATTTGTATCAGAAGCTCTATGAGCTCTACATAGAAGAATGTGAGAAGGAGCCAGAGTTGAAG AATTGCAGGAGGAATGTGAAGCTGCTGGACAAGTTGCTGTCTCAGGAGTCGGTGTCTTGTCTGGTGGTCAACTTGTACGCCGGCAACGACGGCTACTCGCTCATGCTCAGGGGAAAGAATGGATCAG ATTCCGAAACGATCCGACTTCCATATGAAGAAGGCGAGCTGCTGGAGTACCTGGATGCTGAGGAGCTGCCGCCTGTTCTTGTTGACCTCCTGGAGAAGtcacag GTGAACATCTTCCACTGCGGCTGCGTCTTGGTGGAGGTGCGAGATTACAGGCAGTGTGCCAACACCAAGATGCCCACTTACCAGAGCAGACATGTGCTGCTCAGGCCCACCATGCAGACTCTCGTTTGTGACGTTCACGCCATGACTAGTGACCACCACAAGTGGACACAG GATGACAAGTTGCAGCTGGAGAGCCAGCTGATCTTGGCCACGGCCGAGCCTTTGTGCCTGGACCCTTCCATCTCCGTCACCTGCGCCGCCAACCGGTTGCTCTACAACAAGCAAAAAATGAACACCCGCGCCATGAAACG TTGCTTCAAGAGGCACTCTCGGGCGGCGCTGAACCGCCAACAGGAGCTGTCGCAGCTGCCCACGCCGCGTCAGCTACACCTTTTTGACTACTTGCAGAAGAGGAAAGAGAGGAAAGCCACGCCCGTCATCGATCTGAAGATCTCCAAGATCGGAAac TGCGTCGACATGTGGAGACAGAACAGCTGCCAGCTGAGTGTTCCCAAAGAAATTGAC GTGGAAAAGTATGCCGTGGTGGAGAAATCGCTGCAGTTGGAAGATTCTCAGCCCACTACTGTGATCTGGCCTGCTGAG GACGTTGTGGACGACTACACCTTTGAGTGCGAAGTGGGCGGTCAAGCCCAGAGGACCAAGGTGTCCATTGTCCAGTCGCTGGGGGACCCGCTGGTGTACGGCAAGATCTACTGCACCAAAGACGGCAAGGCCGACGAGGACGGCGCAGACTTGAAGCTCACGCATCCGCC gTTCCTCATCGGCTCTAAAATGGACGCCGAGCG ATTCCTCACGCAGTACAAATGCGTGTACGAGCGAGATGTCAAATGTCAGGTCAAGATGTCCCACAACTCAGGCAGCCTGGCACCGGCGCCTCCTTCCCCCGGCAAGGACGAG GGTGACAGCTTTTCTCCGCTGGTCCAAACGTCCGTGTTGGGCAGAGGAGTGAAGCACCGGCCGCAGCCCATCAAACTGCCGCCGGGATCAGGAAGCAGCTCCTCAG GTAATCCATACAGTTCCCAAACCGCAAGTGGTCTTCTCAAGTGTCCTACACCACCGCCTGCCGCCAAAGGCCAGCCTCTGAATAGGAAGCACTCCATGGAGATGGGACAGGTGGGCCTGCTGTCCCCCGCCTCGCTTTCGCCCATGAGCTCCACGCAAA GATCGGGCACCCCCAAGCCCTCCACCCCCACCAACACGCCATGTTCGACGCCGCACCCCGCCGACTTGTCGGGGACGGCCACCCCGCCGGAGGTCCCGGCGCAGCCGGCCCTGCTCACGCCGTTCGCCCAGCAGCAGCTAGCCCTCAGCCAGCCGCTGCCCGTCATGACCATCCCGCTGCCCACCGGGGGCACCTCCATCACCACGGGTACCACCTCGTCGCCCGTCATGGCCAATCCGGCCGGCCTCAACTTCATCAACGTGGTCAGCTCCGTCTG CAACCCCCAGACACTGATGAGCGGCTCCAACCCCATGCTCGGTCCCGGACTGAACCTGAGTGGAATCCTGCCGTCTGGAAGCCTCATGCCCTCAATGCAGTCCGCCGCACAGACCG gaAGTCACTTTGGCCTGAACAGCAGCACCGGGCTGCGACCGCTGAACTTACTACAG ATCCCGACCGGTCCACTCATCTTCAACCCCgtgcaacagcagcagctctCGCAGTTCTCCCCGCAAAGCCAATCGGCCACTTCCAGCCCTCAGCAGCAGGGGGACACG TGA
- the exosc8 gene encoding exosome complex component RRP43 gives MAAGFKTAEPLEYHRSFLKENCRPDGRELTEFRTTTVNIGSINTADGSALVKLGNTTVICGVKAELANPSVEAPGKGFIVPNVDLPPLCSSQFRPGPPGEQAQAASQFMADIIESSEVLQTEDLCIERGKLSWSLYCDLMCLDYDGNVLDACTLALLAALKNTTLPEVSVNSETGAPEVDLVKRRALKILKHPAAASFCVFDDSILLADPTAEEERLATARLTVVTDEDGRLCSVHKPGGTPLSGEKLQELISQATVRQKEMHTLIDKVIKSIT, from the exons GACGGCTGAGCCTTTGGAGTACCACCGGAGCTTTCTG AAAGAAAACTGTCGCCCGGATGGACGAGAACTGACAGAATTCCGAACCACAACAGTCAACATTG GATCCATCAATACAGCAGACGGCTCCGCGCTGGTGAAGTTGGGCAACACCACCGTTATCTGTGGGGTCAAAGCG GAGCTGGCCAACCCATCAGTGGAGGCTCCGGGGAAAGGTTTCATAG TACCCAACGTGGACCTGCCGCCGCTCTGCTCCTCACAGTTCCGACCTGGACCGCCAGGGGAGCAGGCCCAGGCCGCCAGTCAGTTCATGGCTGACATCATTGAGAG CTCAGAAGTGTTACAGACAGAGGATTTGTGCATCGAACGAGGCAAG CTGTCCTGGTCATTGTACTGCGACTTGATGTGTCTGGACTACGACGGCAACGTTTTGGACGCGTGCACGCTGGCCCTGCTGGCCGCCCTGAAGAACA CCACACTTCCCGAGGTCTCTGTTAACAGTGAGACCGGCGCGCCGGAGGTGGACTTGGTAAAGCGACGCGCTTTGAAGATTCTCAAGCatcccgccgccgcctccttctGCGTCTTTGACGA TTCCATCCTCCTGGCAGACCCCACAGCTGAAGAAGAGAGGCTGGCCACCGCTCGCCTCACTGTCGTGACGGATGAGGATGGACGCCTGTGCTCTGTGCACAAACCAG gtGGGACGCCTTTGTCTGGGGAGAAGCTCCAGGAGTTGATAAGCCAAGCGACAGTCCGTCAGAAAGAAATGCACACACTCATTGACAAAGTCATCAAAAGcatcacataa